One Huiozyma naganishii CBS 8797 chromosome 5, complete genome DNA segment encodes these proteins:
- the SML1 gene encoding ribonucleotide reductase inhibiting protein SML1 (similar to Saccharomyces cerevisiae YLR437C and SML1 (YML058W); ancestral locus Anc_4.316) — protein MSAATPAPAASTTEQQRQAYLRDVHQAADRVKQHVQTLHSPQLAQQQPVFERRALNQAPPMLAQNAMTGSGSTLEMWEEGVEKRLDDIDRKLGGSDLSDMFAKGKVEDMDF, from the coding sequence ATGTCTGCCGCGACCCCCGCACCCGCCGCTTCCACCACCGAACAGCAGAGACAGGCGTACCTCAGAGACGTCCACCAGGCCGCCGACAGGGTCAAGCAGCACGTGCAGACGCTGCACTCGCCGCAGCTGGCCCAGCAGCAGCCCGTGTTCGAGAGACGCGCTCTGAACCAGGCGCCCCCCATGCTCGCGCAGAATGCGATGACCGGGTCTGGGTCCACCCTCGAGATGTGGGAGGAGGGCGTGGAGAAGAGACTCGACGACATCGACAGGAAGCTTGGCGGGTCTGACCTGTCGGATATGTTTGCCAAGGGGAAAGTGGAGGACATGGATTTCTGA
- the KNAG0E03920 gene encoding uncharacterized protein (similar to Saccharomyces cerevisiae HUG1 (YML058W-A)), translating into MSTPAPAAKPSPQQNGTPEVHLAERQLHEMSIEEQKDLYGNEDTLNRYFVNLAGRIRDSVATGYLLPERT; encoded by the coding sequence ATGAGCACcccagcaccagcagccaAGCCTTCCCCCCAGCAGAACGGGACCCCCGAGGTGCACCTGGCCGAGCGCCAGCTGCACGAGATGTCCATCGAGGAGCAGAAGGACCTCTACGGCAACGAGGACACGCTCAACAGGTACTTCGTCAACCTCGCCGGCCGCATCAGGGACTCCGTCGCCACAGGGTACCTCCTTCCAGAGCGCACCTGA
- the CMP2 gene encoding calcineurin catalytic subunit A (similar to Saccharomyces cerevisiae CNA1 (YLR433C) and CMP2 (YML057W); ancestral locus Anc_4.313), with protein MPKTDAEINTEKINAAIKVIEAKGAENDTEHDLTKYRLEDGTLVSTRERINSKVTPITNVVPTDEQVFDSVTGVPNHEFIREHFKREGRLTTSQILHILKLAIELLSREPNLLEVPAPVTVCGDIHGQYFDLMKLFEVGGDPATTPYLFLGDYVDRGSFSIECLMYLYSLKLNFPDHIWLLRGNHECKHLTSYFTFKNECLQKYSMIVYDTCCTSFNALPLAAIMNGQYFCVHGGISPELNSVEDVNKINRFREIPSRGLMCDLVWADPVETYDEDMDDKHLFVPNEVRGCSYAFTYAASCQFLQKTGLLSIIRAHEAQDAGYRMYKNTKTLGFPSLLTLFSAPNYLDTYKNKAAILKYENNIMNIRQFNMSPHPYWLPDFMDVFTWSLPFVGEKVTEMLVSILNICTEYELEEETPVIQDRVGKITTGATPNDAAAVETREHKSILDDEHRRMALRNKILAIAKVSRMYSVLRKESDKVQHLKDMNKGMLPRGALAHGTDSLNETLSEFERAKKADRINEKLPPALDEARESKKKYYKDILRRASSDDNIKSGLNQ; from the coding sequence ATGCCCAAGACCGACGCAGAGATCAACACGGAGAAGATCAACGCCGCTATCAAAGTGATCGAGGCGAAAGGCGCGGAGAACGACACGGAACATGACCTCACAAAGTACAGGCTGGAGGACGGTACGCTCGTCTCTACAAGGGAGCGGATCAACAGCAAAGTCACGCCCATCACGAACGTCGTCCCCACGGACGAACAGGTGTTTGACTCCGTGACCGGTGTCCCCAACCACGAGTTTATCCGTGAACACTTCAAACGAGAGGGGAGACTCACCACCTCGCAGATCCTCCATATCTTGAAACTGGCGATCGAGTTGCTCTCCAGGGAACCCAACTTGCTGGAAGTCCCAGCACCGGTCACCGTCTGCGGGGACATCCACGGCCAGTACTTTGACCTCATGAAACTGTTCGAAGTAGGCGGGGACCCTGCAACGACCCCGTACTTGTTCCTCGGCGATTACGTCGACAGGGGGTCCTTCTCCATCGAGTGTCTCATGTACTTGTACTCGCTGAAACTGAACTTCCCAGATCACATTTGGCTGCTGAGGGGGAACCACGAGTGCAAACATCTCACCTCCTacttcactttcaagaatGAGTGTCTGCAAAAATACAGTATGATAGTGTACGACACCTGTTGCACCTCGTTCAACGCGCTACCCCTAGCGGCGATCATGAACGGCCAGTACTTCTGCGTTCACGGTGGGATCTCCCCAGAATTGAACTCCGTAGAGGACGTcaacaaaatcaacagGTTCAGAGAGATCCCCTCTAGGGGGCTCATGTGCGACCTCGTTTGGGCAGACCCAGTGGAAACGTACGACGAGGATATGGACGATAAACACCTGTTCGTGCCCAACGAGGTCAGAGGTTGCTCCTACGCGTTCACGTACGCGGCGTCCTGCCAGTTCCTACAGAAGACGGGGCTCCTCTCCATCATCAGAGCCCACGAAGCACAGGACGCAGGGTACAGGATGTACAAGAACACAAAGACTCTCGGGTTCCCGAGCCTGCTGACCTTGTTCAGCGCACCAAACTACTTGGACACGTACAAGAACAAAGCAGCGATACTCAAGTACGAAAACAACATCATGAACATCAGACAGTTTAACATGTCACCACACCCCTATTGGCTCCCCGATTTCATGGACGTGTTCACTTGGTCCTTGCCCTTCGTGGGGGAAAAAGTCACCGAGATGCTAGTGTCCATATTGAATATATGCACAGAGTACGAACTAGAGGAGGAAACACCAGTGATACAGGACAGAGTCGGGAAAATCACAACAGGTGCGACCCCTAATGATGCCGCCGCCGTCGAAACTCGCGAGCACAAGTCGATCCTCGACGACGAGCACAGGAGAATGGCTCTGAGAAATAAGATCCTCGCCATTGCAAAAGTGTCAAGAATGTACTCCGTGCTTAGGAAGGAGAGCGATAAAGTTCAGCACTTGAAGGACATGAATAAAGGTATGCTGCCTCGCGGCGCACTGGCTCACGGCACGGACTCCCTGAATGAAACGCTTTCCGAGTTCGAAAGAGCAAAGAAGGCCGATAGGATCAATGAGAAATTGCCCCCAGCACTGGATGAAGCGAGGGAATCCAAAAAGAAGTATTACAAGGATATCCTTAGGCGAGCCAGTAGTGACGATAATATCAAAAGTGGTCTGAACCAATGA